One genomic window of Salvia miltiorrhiza cultivar Shanhuang (shh) chromosome 4, IMPLAD_Smil_shh, whole genome shotgun sequence includes the following:
- the LOC131021518 gene encoding xyloglucan galactosyltransferase XLT2-like codes for MLEKFQFQFNKSNKFSPTNTLHSLRLFFFKCSHLFIIFLLFQIYFLRFILHSPTPPASVQPLEPTICEHGLVYVYDLPPTFNNELLNNCRDLDPWHSRCNAISNGGLGPRATTIAAVPESLSPSWYWTDMFAGEVIYHARILKHECRTTEPESATAFYIPFYAGVAVAKYLFTNYTAKDRDRHCQELLTWLQGQPPWRRSNGSDHFILLGRMTWDFRRSRDEEWGSSFIYMPLMKRILRLAVERDPWDQHEVSVPYPTGFHPKSKFEVDQWLDFVRTRNRTSLFTFVGGKREMKGDFRAILLSHCYNESSSCRVVDCSGTRCYDGTSEIQEAFLDSDFCLQPRGDAYTRRSTFDCMLAGSIPVFFWKRSIDRQYEWFLGDEPDRFSVFIDSRDVRNGVSIRKVLEGYSREEVRRMREKVISLIPSFIYGDGMGSSKDAFDIAIDGVLKRFKDQNRFNTRQKPFL; via the coding sequence ATGTTAGAAAAATTCCAATTCCAGTTCAACAAATCCAATAAATTTTCTCCTACGAACACACTCCATTCACTTCGACTCTTCTTTTTCAAATGCTCGCATCTCTTCATAATATTCCTTCTCTTCCAAATCTATTTCCTACGTTTCATTCTCCACTCTCCAACACCACCTGCATCTGTTCAACCTCTCGAGCCCACGATATGCGAGCATGGCCTCGTATACGTATACGACCTCCCGCCCACGTTCAACAACGAGCTGCTCAACAACTGCCGCGATTTAGACCCATGGCACTCGCGCTGCAACGCCATCTCCAACGGCGGGCTAGGGCCCAGAGCCACCACCATCGCCGCTGTGCCGGAAAGCCTCTCTCCGTCGTGGTATTGGACCGACATGTTCGCGGGCGAGGTCATCTACCATGCAAGAATCCTGAAGCACGAGTGCAGGACCACGGAGCCGGAATCCGCTACGGCGTTCTACATCCCGTTCTACGCTGGGGTCGCAGTGGCCAAGTACTTGTTCACAAACTACACCGCCAAAGACCGCGACCGCCACTGCCAGGAGCTGCTGACGTGGCTCCAGGGTCAGCCGCCGTGGAGGAGATCCAACGGTTCTGATCACTTCATCCTCCTCGGGAGGATGACGTGGGACTTCCGACGGTCGAGAGACGAAGAGTGGGGGTCCAGCTTCATCTACATGCCGTTGATGAAACGAATCTTGCGGCTCGCCGTGGAGAGGGATCCGTGGGACCAGCACGAGGTCAGTGTGCCCTACCCCACCGGATTCCACCCCAAGTCAAAGTTCGAGGTTGACCAATGGCTAGATTTTGTGAGGACTCGTAATAGGACAAGCTTGTTCACATTTGTAGGGGGCAAGCGCGAGATGAAGGGCGATTTTAGGGCGATATTGTTGAGCCATTGCTACAACGAGTCGAGCTCGTGCCGTGTGGTCGACTGCTCAGGGACCCGGTGCTACGACGGCACGTCGGAGATCCAAGAGGCGTTCTTGGACTCGGACTTCTGCTTGCAGCCTAGGGGCGACGCGTACACTAGAAGATCGACCTTTGATTGCATGCTGGCCGGTTCGATCCCGGTTTTCTTTTGGAAAAGAAGTATCGATCGTCAATATGAGTGGTTCTTGGGTGATGAACCGGATAGGTTTTCGGTGTTTATAGATAGCAGGGATGTGAGGAATGGTGTGTCGATTAGAAAAGTGTTGGAAGGGTATAGTAGGGAAGAAGTGAGaaggatgagagagaaggtTATTAGTTTGATACCGAGTTTTATTTATGGTGATGGAATGGGGAGTAGTAAAGATGCGTTTGATATTGCTATTGATGGAGTGCTTAAGAGATTCAAGGATCAAAACAGGTTCAACACAAGACAGAAGCCCTTTTTGTGA
- the LOC131021519 gene encoding peamaclein-like, which translates to MKILIFTLFLLSSSFLVDAVAPPLAPVPDAGSCDAMCNARCAKAGIYKRCFRYCGMCCNKCKCVPSGTYGNKSECPCYRDMLNAKGQSKCP; encoded by the exons ATGAAGATTCTCATCTTCACTTTGTTTCTTTTGAGCTCTTCTTTTCTTGTGGACGCTGTTGCACCCCCGCTCGCACCAGTCCCCG ACGCAGGTTCTTGCGACGCGATGTGTAACGCAAGGTGCGCGAAAGCAGGAATTTATAAGCGTTGCTTCAGGTATTGCGGTATGTGCTGCAACAAGTGCAAATGCGTTCCTTCTGGAACCTACGGGAACAAATCAGAGTGCCCATGCTACAGAGATATGCTTAACGCCAAGGGTCAATCCAAGTGCccttaa
- the LOC131023406 gene encoding uncharacterized protein LOC131023406, with protein sequence MRNTRAQSHNAESSNTNHEAEAGRTHPTNGGDFMGQFLSALQGFVQQQAQTQATQTDLNRTSNTIDQAVERFRNYNPPRFNGRDGPLAAEEWLEELERIFTHINCSDEQKVSCAVFQLKEDARQWWKHFYRLLGKEDRNVLNWKIFKEVVMNKYFPLSFREKKETEFFELKQGNMTIEEYERKFNELARFAPHLVDTEDKMIARFRKGLRIDIKGIMAAHVIDDFSDLVKRAEEVGTALGTNHPTSKSTNQPMKRKWENPNQSGGNFQDKRSKFGGTPAVVLFDSGASHSFISLKFCQKNKIIWEVENLDLNISIPSGESIKTNRIARKISLNFRNRKLEADLYLIEMHDFDVILGMDWLSRNHATIKCREREVVFKIPGEKEVAIQGSKLRKMPMVISAMKAMKILNKGGCNAYLVSIVGKENDELTLENVPVVCEFPDVFPENLPGIPPDRQVEFTIDLLPGVAPVSKA encoded by the exons ATGAGGAATACACGCGCACAGTCCCACAACGCCGAGAGTTCAAATACTAATCACGAAGCAGAAGCAGGACGAACTCATCCAACAAATGGAGGAGACTTCATGGGTCAATTCTTGAGCGCTTTACAGGGTTTTGTCCAACAGCAGGCCCAAACTCAGGCTACCCAAACCGACCTAAACCGAACCTCTAACACGATAGATCAAGCTGTAGAGCGATTTCGAAACTATAATCCACCACGATTCAATGGACGTGATGGACCGCTAGCAGCCGAAGAGTGGTTGGAAGAGCTTGAACGTATCTTCACTCACATCAACTGTAGTGATGAGCAGAAAGTTTCATGCGCTGTTTTTCAACTCAAAGAGGACGCTCGACAATGGTGGAAACATTTCTATCGTCTGTTGGGGAAGGAAGATCGCAATGTTCTAAATTGGAAAATTTTCAAGGAGGTGGTAATGAATAAATACTTTCCTCTCTCATTCAGAGAAAAGAAGGAGACCGAGTTCTTTGAGTTGAAACAAGGGAATATGACTATAGAGGAGTATGAAAGGAAATTCAATGAGTTGGCCCGTTTTGCTCCACACCTAGTTGATACAGAAGATAAGATGATCGCTAGGTTCAGAAAAGGGTTAAGAattgacatcaaaggaattatgGCTGCACATGTGATTGACGATTTCAGCGACCTGGTTAAGCGAGCAGAAGAAGTGGGCACGGCTCTTGGAACAAACCATCCTACATCAAAATCGACAAATCAACCAATGAAGAGGAAATGGGAAAATCCTAACCAAAGTGGAGGAAACTTCCAAGATAAGAGGTCGAAATTTGGCG GAACACCTGCTgttgttctatttgattctggAGCTTCACACTCATTTATTTCCCTTAAGTTTTGTCAAAAGAATAAGATCATTTGGGAGGTAGAGAACTTAGACTTGAACATAAGTATTCCCTCTGGAGAATCCATTAAGACTAATAGGATTGCTAGAAAAATTTCCTTGAATTTTAGGAATAGAAAGCTTGAAGCTGACTTATACCTTATCGAAATGCACGATTTCGATGTGATTCTGGGGATGGATTGGTTAAGTCGAAACCATGCAACAATTAAGTGCCGCGAAAGAGAAGTCGTGTTCAAAATACCAGGGGAGAAAGAAGTTGCTATTCAAGGATCAAAGTTAAGGAAAATGCCCATGGTGATATCTGCTATGAAGGCGATGAAGATATTGAATAAAGGAGGCTGCAACGCTTATTTGGTGAGCATAGTAGGCAAGGAAAATGATGAACTCACCCTTGAAAATGTTCCAGTAGTATGCGAATTCCCCGATGTTTTCCCCGAAAATCTACCTGGAATACCACCTGATAGGCAAGTagagtttacgatcgatttgTTACCTGGAGTAGCACCTGTTTCGAAAGCA